A genomic region of Lates calcarifer isolate ASB-BC8 linkage group LG9, TLL_Latcal_v3, whole genome shotgun sequence contains the following coding sequences:
- the znf618 gene encoding zinc finger protein 618 isoform X1, which yields MSAQEAPNPGKEQADSGSVATDGPSPTLASTTKNTSPPPVTVKKEPGTSETSNGKVGDANPAEICVVIGGNDGGASGGGSRRAQSEGMFALGTPPPTKSTDSCIGSYVCGVCGKKYKYYNCFQTHVRAHRESESMVGDGLPQTPNSSFRYSCDICGKKYKYYSCFQEHRDLHAVDDPYEQVVLPVDGLKEEEPVEPYQKIGPREKALAHLRRDRGFNRRQRVSLQTQLAVFAETGSYVCEFCGKQYKYFNPYQEHVALHTPMGSFDMKASRVQECGSVDMSKYGHSQAKIKNSPFRRKLESAIQSSLVDTNSSQNSSGTPSPLVASSFSTTQKPYTCGACGIQFQFYNNLLEHMQSHAADNENHTKGDSPKTSSASGPQEQLWRGSQAQAHSSVKLQIQPQSISQRNHTLSQNNGLPEKERQQVAERLLRVMCSDLSMLNVLNSKDFLKLAQTLVDTGARHGAYSTRDALGNMSALALRQLPRMYNQVKVKVTCALGSNASLGIAVTCHSQTSGPDACYILTAYQVEGSRLKRYVLGVREAELKEGPEQVHHWVQNVLSEFVMSDIRTVYVSEPRVWSAGFAGSPLGSGGRGRICLRCAGCSLGAVVQAVLGKRSLQARGLHELAELLSTCRDIASSTTLSLREEQCTNTSTSTTDEGTQSSPAQCPTPPCWDRMAEALLQVHAHFEQICEAYGRSKATAPLLQGLNKHLLGTLACLLAPLRLAALELSSQRRPTLQQVLPVYLRLEKFFTSKAGEAGTGTASKLCHYFLEALKENFKVERAHQVAMVLDPQLKLRSVPAYQHEDIISRACEMAAETRDGGMTGGGGSGGDERDTDGPPTPKISRVEGGGSNGGTSRGTSSSCAMSSNDESQSQVRKEIFQYLAEPLLQGTPDLFQYWSSAVGEKFPRLARLALWLLAVPAVGIRGECVTVCEQSLAMKRRQQVTAEEMNKLIFLRSNMG from the exons ATGAGTGCACAAGAGGCACCCAATCCTGGGAAGGAGCAGGCGGACAGTGGGAGTGTGGCCACAGATGGCCCCTCACCAACCTTAGCCTCAACGACCAAGAATACTAGTCCACCACCTGTCACAGTCAAGAAAGAGCCTGGGACCTCGGAGACGAGCAACGGGAAAGTCGGTGATGCCAACCCTGCTGAGatctgtgttgtcattggcGGAAATGATGGAGGAGCAAGTGGAGGCGGATCCCGTAGAGCTCAGTCCGAGGGTATGTTTGCCCTTGGTACTCCTCCTCCAACGAAGAGCACAGACTCATGCATAG GTTCCTATGTATGTGGGGTATGCGGGAAGAAGTATAAGTATTATAACTGCTTTCAGACGCACGTCAGAGCTCACAGAG AATCAGAGTCCATGGTTGGGGATGGTCTGCCCCAGACACCCAACA GTAGCTTCCGTTACTCCTGTGACATCTGTGGCAAGAAGTATAAATACTACAGCTGTTTCCAGGAGCACCGTGACCTGCATGCAGTCGACG ATCCTTACGAACAGGTAGTGTTACCTGTGGATGGCCTTAAAGAGGAGGAGCCAGTTGAACCCTATCAGAAAATTGGACCAA GGGAAAAAGCACTCGCCCACCTCCGCAGAGACCGCGGGTTCAACCGACGGCAGCGGGTGTCCCTTCAAACACAATTGGCAGTGTTCGCAG AAACTGGGAGCTATGTCTGTGAGTTCTGTGGGAAGCAGTACAAGTACTTCAACCCATACCAGGAGCACGTTGCTCTTCACACACCGATGG GCTCCTTTGATATGAAGGCATCACGGGTACAGGAATGCGGCAGTGTGGATATGAGTAAATATGGCCACAGCCAGGCTAAGATAAAAA ACAGTCCATTCAGGCGGAAACTGGAGAGTGCGATTCAGTCTAGTCTGGTTGACACAAACAGCTCGCAGAATTCAAGCG GAACTCCGAGCCCTCTGGTGGCCAGCTCCTTCTCTACAACACAGA AACCCTACACTTGTGGTGCTTGTGGCATCCAGTTCCAGTTCTACAACAACCTGCTGGAGCACATGCAGTCCCACGCTG CTGACAATGAGAACCACACCAAAGGGGACTCTCCCAAAACCTCCTCAGCCTCGGGTCCTCAGGAGCAACTGTGGAGAGGTTCTCAGGCTCAGGCCCATTCCTCAGTTAAACTACAAATCCAGCCTCAAAGTATCTCCCAGAGAAACCACACACTCAGCC AAAACAATGGACTACCTGAGAAGGAGCGACAGCAGGTGGCTGAGCGCCTCTTACGGGTAATGTGTTCAGATCTGAGCATGCTGAACGTGCTTAACAGCAAGGACTTCCTGAAGTTGGCACAGACCCTAGTGGATACGGGTGCTCGTCATGGTGCCTACTCCACCCGTGATGCTCTTGGCAACATGAGTGCCTTGGCACTGCGCCAGCTGCCCAGGATGTACAACCAAGTCAAAGTCAAGGTCACGTGTGCTCTTGGTTCTAATGCCTCACTCGGCATCGCCGTCACTTGCCACTCACAGACATCTGGGCCAGATGCTTGCTACATTCTAACAGCCTACCAGGTGGAGGGGTCGAGACTGAAGCGCTATGTGCTCGGTGTGAGGGAGGCTGAGCTGAAGGAAGGGCCTGAGCAGGTTCACCACTGGGTGCAGAATGTGCTGTCTGAGTTTGTGATGTCAGACATTCGCACTGTGTATGTCTCAGAGCCCAGGGTGTGGTCAGCAGGATTCGCGGGATCACCGCTGGGCAGCGGAGGCCGGGGGAGGATATGTTTGAGATGCGCGGGGTGTTCACTCGGTGCAGTTGTCCAGGCCGTTCTCGGGAAACGCAGTCTCCAGGCTCGAGGTCTCCATGAATTGGCCGAGCTTCTCTCAACATGCAGAGACATCGCCTCCTCCACCACACTGTCACTTCGCGAGGAACAGTGCACCAACACATCCACAAGCACAACTGACGAAGGTACACAGAGCAGCCCTGCGCAGTGCCCCACTCCTCCTTGCTGGGATCGCATGGCTGAAGCTCTTCTGCAGGTCCATGCCCACTTTGAACAGATTTGTGAGGCTTATGGACGCAGTAAGGCCACAGCTCCTCTACTGCAAGGTCTCAACAAGCATCTGCTAGGCACGCTGGCTTGTCTGTTGGCACCTCTGCGTCTGGCAGCTCTTGAACTCAGTAGCCAGAGGAGACCAACCTTACAGCAGGTGCTGCCTGTCTACCTACGCTTGGAGAAGTTTTTTACATCCAAAGCAGGAGAGGCTGGAACTGGCACAGCTAGCAAACTCTGCCACTACTTCCTGGAAGCACTTAAGGAAAATTTCAAG GTTGAACGAGCTCACCAGGTAGCCATGGTCCTGGACCCACAGCTGAAGCTGCGGTCAGTGCCAGCCTACCAGCATGAAGACATAATCTCCCGTGCATGCGAAATGGCTGCTGAAACCAGGGATGGAGGTATGACAGGTGGTGGAGGGTCAGGTGGAGACGAGCGGGACACTGACGGCCCACCAACCCCTAAAATTAGCCGTGTGGAGGGAGGTGGAAGCAATGGTGGCACCTCAAGGGGGACGTCCTCGTCTTGCGCAATGTCCAGTAATGATGAGAGTCAGAGCCAAGTTAGGAAAGAGATTTTTCAATACCTGGCTGAGCCTCTTCTCCAAGGCACACCTGATCTCTTCCAGTACTGGAGCTCAGCAGTGGGTGAGAAGTTCCCCAGGCTTGCCCGCCTGGCACTGTGGCTCCTCGCCGTGCCCGCTGTGGGCATACGCGGCGAGTGCGTGACTGTGTGCGAGCAGAGCCTGGCTATGAAGCGGAGGCAGCAGGTAACCGCTGAGGAAATGAACAAACTCATTTTCCTTCGCTCTAACATGGGCTAG
- the znf618 gene encoding zinc finger protein 618 isoform X2, which translates to MSAQEAPNPGKEQADSGSVATDGPSPTLASTTKNTSPPPVTVKKEPGTSETSNGKVGDANPAEICVVIGGNDGGASGGGSRRAQSEGSYVCGVCGKKYKYYNCFQTHVRAHRESESMVGDGLPQTPNSSFRYSCDICGKKYKYYSCFQEHRDLHAVDDPYEQVVLPVDGLKEEEPVEPYQKIGPREKALAHLRRDRGFNRRQRVSLQTQLAVFAETGSYVCEFCGKQYKYFNPYQEHVALHTPMGSFDMKASRVQECGSVDMSKYGHSQAKIKNSPFRRKLESAIQSSLVDTNSSQNSSGTPSPLVASSFSTTQKPYTCGACGIQFQFYNNLLEHMQSHAADNENHTKGDSPKTSSASGPQEQLWRGSQAQAHSSVKLQIQPQSISQRNHTLSQNNGLPEKERQQVAERLLRVMCSDLSMLNVLNSKDFLKLAQTLVDTGARHGAYSTRDALGNMSALALRQLPRMYNQVKVKVTCALGSNASLGIAVTCHSQTSGPDACYILTAYQVEGSRLKRYVLGVREAELKEGPEQVHHWVQNVLSEFVMSDIRTVYVSEPRVWSAGFAGSPLGSGGRGRICLRCAGCSLGAVVQAVLGKRSLQARGLHELAELLSTCRDIASSTTLSLREEQCTNTSTSTTDEGTQSSPAQCPTPPCWDRMAEALLQVHAHFEQICEAYGRSKATAPLLQGLNKHLLGTLACLLAPLRLAALELSSQRRPTLQQVLPVYLRLEKFFTSKAGEAGTGTASKLCHYFLEALKENFKVERAHQVAMVLDPQLKLRSVPAYQHEDIISRACEMAAETRDGGMTGGGGSGGDERDTDGPPTPKISRVEGGGSNGGTSRGTSSSCAMSSNDESQSQVRKEIFQYLAEPLLQGTPDLFQYWSSAVGEKFPRLARLALWLLAVPAVGIRGECVTVCEQSLAMKRRQQVTAEEMNKLIFLRSNMG; encoded by the exons ATGAGTGCACAAGAGGCACCCAATCCTGGGAAGGAGCAGGCGGACAGTGGGAGTGTGGCCACAGATGGCCCCTCACCAACCTTAGCCTCAACGACCAAGAATACTAGTCCACCACCTGTCACAGTCAAGAAAGAGCCTGGGACCTCGGAGACGAGCAACGGGAAAGTCGGTGATGCCAACCCTGCTGAGatctgtgttgtcattggcGGAAATGATGGAGGAGCAAGTGGAGGCGGATCCCGTAGAGCTCAGTCCGAGG GTTCCTATGTATGTGGGGTATGCGGGAAGAAGTATAAGTATTATAACTGCTTTCAGACGCACGTCAGAGCTCACAGAG AATCAGAGTCCATGGTTGGGGATGGTCTGCCCCAGACACCCAACA GTAGCTTCCGTTACTCCTGTGACATCTGTGGCAAGAAGTATAAATACTACAGCTGTTTCCAGGAGCACCGTGACCTGCATGCAGTCGACG ATCCTTACGAACAGGTAGTGTTACCTGTGGATGGCCTTAAAGAGGAGGAGCCAGTTGAACCCTATCAGAAAATTGGACCAA GGGAAAAAGCACTCGCCCACCTCCGCAGAGACCGCGGGTTCAACCGACGGCAGCGGGTGTCCCTTCAAACACAATTGGCAGTGTTCGCAG AAACTGGGAGCTATGTCTGTGAGTTCTGTGGGAAGCAGTACAAGTACTTCAACCCATACCAGGAGCACGTTGCTCTTCACACACCGATGG GCTCCTTTGATATGAAGGCATCACGGGTACAGGAATGCGGCAGTGTGGATATGAGTAAATATGGCCACAGCCAGGCTAAGATAAAAA ACAGTCCATTCAGGCGGAAACTGGAGAGTGCGATTCAGTCTAGTCTGGTTGACACAAACAGCTCGCAGAATTCAAGCG GAACTCCGAGCCCTCTGGTGGCCAGCTCCTTCTCTACAACACAGA AACCCTACACTTGTGGTGCTTGTGGCATCCAGTTCCAGTTCTACAACAACCTGCTGGAGCACATGCAGTCCCACGCTG CTGACAATGAGAACCACACCAAAGGGGACTCTCCCAAAACCTCCTCAGCCTCGGGTCCTCAGGAGCAACTGTGGAGAGGTTCTCAGGCTCAGGCCCATTCCTCAGTTAAACTACAAATCCAGCCTCAAAGTATCTCCCAGAGAAACCACACACTCAGCC AAAACAATGGACTACCTGAGAAGGAGCGACAGCAGGTGGCTGAGCGCCTCTTACGGGTAATGTGTTCAGATCTGAGCATGCTGAACGTGCTTAACAGCAAGGACTTCCTGAAGTTGGCACAGACCCTAGTGGATACGGGTGCTCGTCATGGTGCCTACTCCACCCGTGATGCTCTTGGCAACATGAGTGCCTTGGCACTGCGCCAGCTGCCCAGGATGTACAACCAAGTCAAAGTCAAGGTCACGTGTGCTCTTGGTTCTAATGCCTCACTCGGCATCGCCGTCACTTGCCACTCACAGACATCTGGGCCAGATGCTTGCTACATTCTAACAGCCTACCAGGTGGAGGGGTCGAGACTGAAGCGCTATGTGCTCGGTGTGAGGGAGGCTGAGCTGAAGGAAGGGCCTGAGCAGGTTCACCACTGGGTGCAGAATGTGCTGTCTGAGTTTGTGATGTCAGACATTCGCACTGTGTATGTCTCAGAGCCCAGGGTGTGGTCAGCAGGATTCGCGGGATCACCGCTGGGCAGCGGAGGCCGGGGGAGGATATGTTTGAGATGCGCGGGGTGTTCACTCGGTGCAGTTGTCCAGGCCGTTCTCGGGAAACGCAGTCTCCAGGCTCGAGGTCTCCATGAATTGGCCGAGCTTCTCTCAACATGCAGAGACATCGCCTCCTCCACCACACTGTCACTTCGCGAGGAACAGTGCACCAACACATCCACAAGCACAACTGACGAAGGTACACAGAGCAGCCCTGCGCAGTGCCCCACTCCTCCTTGCTGGGATCGCATGGCTGAAGCTCTTCTGCAGGTCCATGCCCACTTTGAACAGATTTGTGAGGCTTATGGACGCAGTAAGGCCACAGCTCCTCTACTGCAAGGTCTCAACAAGCATCTGCTAGGCACGCTGGCTTGTCTGTTGGCACCTCTGCGTCTGGCAGCTCTTGAACTCAGTAGCCAGAGGAGACCAACCTTACAGCAGGTGCTGCCTGTCTACCTACGCTTGGAGAAGTTTTTTACATCCAAAGCAGGAGAGGCTGGAACTGGCACAGCTAGCAAACTCTGCCACTACTTCCTGGAAGCACTTAAGGAAAATTTCAAG GTTGAACGAGCTCACCAGGTAGCCATGGTCCTGGACCCACAGCTGAAGCTGCGGTCAGTGCCAGCCTACCAGCATGAAGACATAATCTCCCGTGCATGCGAAATGGCTGCTGAAACCAGGGATGGAGGTATGACAGGTGGTGGAGGGTCAGGTGGAGACGAGCGGGACACTGACGGCCCACCAACCCCTAAAATTAGCCGTGTGGAGGGAGGTGGAAGCAATGGTGGCACCTCAAGGGGGACGTCCTCGTCTTGCGCAATGTCCAGTAATGATGAGAGTCAGAGCCAAGTTAGGAAAGAGATTTTTCAATACCTGGCTGAGCCTCTTCTCCAAGGCACACCTGATCTCTTCCAGTACTGGAGCTCAGCAGTGGGTGAGAAGTTCCCCAGGCTTGCCCGCCTGGCACTGTGGCTCCTCGCCGTGCCCGCTGTGGGCATACGCGGCGAGTGCGTGACTGTGTGCGAGCAGAGCCTGGCTATGAAGCGGAGGCAGCAGGTAACCGCTGAGGAAATGAACAAACTCATTTTCCTTCGCTCTAACATGGGCTAG
- the znf618 gene encoding zinc finger protein 618 isoform X4 — MSAQEAPNPGKEQADSGSVATDGPSPTLASTTKNTSPPPVTVKKEPGTSETSNGKVGDANPAEICVVIGGNDGGASGGGSRRAQSEGMFALGTPPPTKSTDSCIGSYVCGVCGKKYKYYNCFQTHVRAHRESESMVGDGLPQTPNSSFRYSCDICGKKYKYYSCFQEHRDLHAVDDPYEQVVLPVDGLKEEEPVEPYQKIGPKTGSYVCEFCGKQYKYFNPYQEHVALHTPMGSFDMKASRVQECGSVDMSKYGHSQAKIKNSPFRRKLESAIQSSLVDTNSSQNSSGTPSPLVASSFSTTQKPYTCGACGIQFQFYNNLLEHMQSHAADNENHTKGDSPKTSSASGPQEQLWRGSQAQAHSSVKLQIQPQSISQRNHTLSQNNGLPEKERQQVAERLLRVMCSDLSMLNVLNSKDFLKLAQTLVDTGARHGAYSTRDALGNMSALALRQLPRMYNQVKVKVTCALGSNASLGIAVTCHSQTSGPDACYILTAYQVEGSRLKRYVLGVREAELKEGPEQVHHWVQNVLSEFVMSDIRTVYVSEPRVWSAGFAGSPLGSGGRGRICLRCAGCSLGAVVQAVLGKRSLQARGLHELAELLSTCRDIASSTTLSLREEQCTNTSTSTTDEGTQSSPAQCPTPPCWDRMAEALLQVHAHFEQICEAYGRSKATAPLLQGLNKHLLGTLACLLAPLRLAALELSSQRRPTLQQVLPVYLRLEKFFTSKAGEAGTGTASKLCHYFLEALKENFKVERAHQVAMVLDPQLKLRSVPAYQHEDIISRACEMAAETRDGGMTGGGGSGGDERDTDGPPTPKISRVEGGGSNGGTSRGTSSSCAMSSNDESQSQVRKEIFQYLAEPLLQGTPDLFQYWSSAVGEKFPRLARLALWLLAVPAVGIRGECVTVCEQSLAMKRRQQVTAEEMNKLIFLRSNMG, encoded by the exons ATGAGTGCACAAGAGGCACCCAATCCTGGGAAGGAGCAGGCGGACAGTGGGAGTGTGGCCACAGATGGCCCCTCACCAACCTTAGCCTCAACGACCAAGAATACTAGTCCACCACCTGTCACAGTCAAGAAAGAGCCTGGGACCTCGGAGACGAGCAACGGGAAAGTCGGTGATGCCAACCCTGCTGAGatctgtgttgtcattggcGGAAATGATGGAGGAGCAAGTGGAGGCGGATCCCGTAGAGCTCAGTCCGAGGGTATGTTTGCCCTTGGTACTCCTCCTCCAACGAAGAGCACAGACTCATGCATAG GTTCCTATGTATGTGGGGTATGCGGGAAGAAGTATAAGTATTATAACTGCTTTCAGACGCACGTCAGAGCTCACAGAG AATCAGAGTCCATGGTTGGGGATGGTCTGCCCCAGACACCCAACA GTAGCTTCCGTTACTCCTGTGACATCTGTGGCAAGAAGTATAAATACTACAGCTGTTTCCAGGAGCACCGTGACCTGCATGCAGTCGACG ATCCTTACGAACAGGTAGTGTTACCTGTGGATGGCCTTAAAGAGGAGGAGCCAGTTGAACCCTATCAGAAAATTGGACCAA AAACTGGGAGCTATGTCTGTGAGTTCTGTGGGAAGCAGTACAAGTACTTCAACCCATACCAGGAGCACGTTGCTCTTCACACACCGATGG GCTCCTTTGATATGAAGGCATCACGGGTACAGGAATGCGGCAGTGTGGATATGAGTAAATATGGCCACAGCCAGGCTAAGATAAAAA ACAGTCCATTCAGGCGGAAACTGGAGAGTGCGATTCAGTCTAGTCTGGTTGACACAAACAGCTCGCAGAATTCAAGCG GAACTCCGAGCCCTCTGGTGGCCAGCTCCTTCTCTACAACACAGA AACCCTACACTTGTGGTGCTTGTGGCATCCAGTTCCAGTTCTACAACAACCTGCTGGAGCACATGCAGTCCCACGCTG CTGACAATGAGAACCACACCAAAGGGGACTCTCCCAAAACCTCCTCAGCCTCGGGTCCTCAGGAGCAACTGTGGAGAGGTTCTCAGGCTCAGGCCCATTCCTCAGTTAAACTACAAATCCAGCCTCAAAGTATCTCCCAGAGAAACCACACACTCAGCC AAAACAATGGACTACCTGAGAAGGAGCGACAGCAGGTGGCTGAGCGCCTCTTACGGGTAATGTGTTCAGATCTGAGCATGCTGAACGTGCTTAACAGCAAGGACTTCCTGAAGTTGGCACAGACCCTAGTGGATACGGGTGCTCGTCATGGTGCCTACTCCACCCGTGATGCTCTTGGCAACATGAGTGCCTTGGCACTGCGCCAGCTGCCCAGGATGTACAACCAAGTCAAAGTCAAGGTCACGTGTGCTCTTGGTTCTAATGCCTCACTCGGCATCGCCGTCACTTGCCACTCACAGACATCTGGGCCAGATGCTTGCTACATTCTAACAGCCTACCAGGTGGAGGGGTCGAGACTGAAGCGCTATGTGCTCGGTGTGAGGGAGGCTGAGCTGAAGGAAGGGCCTGAGCAGGTTCACCACTGGGTGCAGAATGTGCTGTCTGAGTTTGTGATGTCAGACATTCGCACTGTGTATGTCTCAGAGCCCAGGGTGTGGTCAGCAGGATTCGCGGGATCACCGCTGGGCAGCGGAGGCCGGGGGAGGATATGTTTGAGATGCGCGGGGTGTTCACTCGGTGCAGTTGTCCAGGCCGTTCTCGGGAAACGCAGTCTCCAGGCTCGAGGTCTCCATGAATTGGCCGAGCTTCTCTCAACATGCAGAGACATCGCCTCCTCCACCACACTGTCACTTCGCGAGGAACAGTGCACCAACACATCCACAAGCACAACTGACGAAGGTACACAGAGCAGCCCTGCGCAGTGCCCCACTCCTCCTTGCTGGGATCGCATGGCTGAAGCTCTTCTGCAGGTCCATGCCCACTTTGAACAGATTTGTGAGGCTTATGGACGCAGTAAGGCCACAGCTCCTCTACTGCAAGGTCTCAACAAGCATCTGCTAGGCACGCTGGCTTGTCTGTTGGCACCTCTGCGTCTGGCAGCTCTTGAACTCAGTAGCCAGAGGAGACCAACCTTACAGCAGGTGCTGCCTGTCTACCTACGCTTGGAGAAGTTTTTTACATCCAAAGCAGGAGAGGCTGGAACTGGCACAGCTAGCAAACTCTGCCACTACTTCCTGGAAGCACTTAAGGAAAATTTCAAG GTTGAACGAGCTCACCAGGTAGCCATGGTCCTGGACCCACAGCTGAAGCTGCGGTCAGTGCCAGCCTACCAGCATGAAGACATAATCTCCCGTGCATGCGAAATGGCTGCTGAAACCAGGGATGGAGGTATGACAGGTGGTGGAGGGTCAGGTGGAGACGAGCGGGACACTGACGGCCCACCAACCCCTAAAATTAGCCGTGTGGAGGGAGGTGGAAGCAATGGTGGCACCTCAAGGGGGACGTCCTCGTCTTGCGCAATGTCCAGTAATGATGAGAGTCAGAGCCAAGTTAGGAAAGAGATTTTTCAATACCTGGCTGAGCCTCTTCTCCAAGGCACACCTGATCTCTTCCAGTACTGGAGCTCAGCAGTGGGTGAGAAGTTCCCCAGGCTTGCCCGCCTGGCACTGTGGCTCCTCGCCGTGCCCGCTGTGGGCATACGCGGCGAGTGCGTGACTGTGTGCGAGCAGAGCCTGGCTATGAAGCGGAGGCAGCAGGTAACCGCTGAGGAAATGAACAAACTCATTTTCCTTCGCTCTAACATGGGCTAG